A stretch of Lathyrus oleraceus cultivar Zhongwan6 chromosome 6, CAAS_Psat_ZW6_1.0, whole genome shotgun sequence DNA encodes these proteins:
- the LOC127092822 gene encoding probable pre-mRNA-splicing factor ATP-dependent RNA helicase DEAH5, producing the protein MGAEIQQDGLKEKLDYLSLVSKVCTELESHTGTGDKVLAEFITDLGHSSESVEEFDSKLKENGAEMPDYFVRTLLTIIHAILPPKPKKEKENQKENSTSKTKFKALAISDDRDRAKELRNEIEAEAREKQKQMEPDRYEKGRDDDDGYRDRRRDRDRYDRDDKRDYRRGNDRERGRDRDDRRGNDRERDRYQRDDKRGNDRYERDDKRGNDRDRDRYERDDKRGNDRDKYERRRRDEYEECEHGREENVDEKGSKERDSRHGGSGEPELYMVYKGRISRVMDTGCFVQLDDLRGKEGLVHVSQMATRKIVNAKEVVKRDQQVYVKVISVSGSKLSLSMRDVDQHTGKDLLPLKKSSEEEAFRTNPQDSKDGPVARTGLSGIRIVEEDDIGSTRRPLKRMSSPEIWEAKQLIASGVLSVSEYPTYDDEGDGVMYQEEGAEEELEIEMNDDEPAFLQGQSRYSMDMSPVKIFKNPEGSLGRAAALQSALIKERREVREQQQRTMLDSIPKDLNRPWEDPMPESGERHLAQELRGVGLSAYDMPEWKKDAYGKTITFGQRSKLSIQEQRQSLPIYKLKKELIQAVLDNQVLVVIGETGSGKTTQVTQYLAEAGYTTRGKIGCTQPRRVAAMSVAKRVAEEFGCRLGEEVGYAIRFEDCTGPDTVIKYMTDGMLLREILVDENLSQYSVIMLDEAHERTIHTDVLFGLLKQLVKRRPELRLIVTSATLDAEKFSGYFFNCNIFTIPGRTFPVEILYTKQPESDYLDASLITVLQIHLTEPEGDILLFLTGQEEIDFACQSLYERMKGLGKNVPELIILPVYSALPSEMQSRIFDPAPPGKRKVVVATNIAEASLTIDGIFYVIDPGFAKQNVYNPKQGLDSLVITPISQASAKQRAGRAGRTGPGKCYRLYTESAYRNEMSPTSVPEIQRINLGMTTLSMKAMGINDLLSFDFMDPPSPQALISAMEQLYSLGALDEEGLLTKLGRKMAEFPLDPPLSKMLLASVDLGCSDEILTIIAMIQTGNIFYRPREKQAQADQKRARFFQPEGDHLTLLAVYESWKNKNFSGPWCFENFVQSRSLRRAQDVRKQLLTIMDKYKLDVVSAGKNFTKIRKAITAGFFFHAARKDPQEGYRTLVENQPVYIHPSSALFQRQPDWVIYHELVMTTKEYMREVTVIDPKWLVELAPRFFKVADPTKMSKRKRQERIEPLYDRYHEPNSWRLSKRRA; encoded by the exons ATGGGTGCCGAAATTCAACAAGATGGATTGAAGGAGAAACTTGACTATCTTTCACTCGTATCTAAGGTATGTACCGAGTTAGAATCTCACACCGGAACCGGCGACAAGGTTCTCGCCGAGTTTATTACCGATTTAGGTCACTCGTCCGAGTCTGTTGAAGAATTCGATTCCAAATTGAAAGAAAACGGTGCGGAGATGCCGGATTATTTCGTTCGAACTCTTCTCACCATTATTCATGCTATTCTTCCTCCTAAACCTAAGAAGGAGAAAGAGAATCAGAAGGAGAACTCTACCTCCAAGACTAAGTTTAAGGCGTTGGCGATTTCAGATGATAGGGATCGTGCTAAGGAGCTTAGGAACGAGATTGAAGCGGAGGCTAGAGAAAAGCAGAAGCAGATGGAACCGGACAGGTATGAAAAAGGTAGGGATGATGATGATGGTTACAGAGATAGGCGCAGGGATAGAGATAGGTATGATAGAGATGATAAAAGGGATTATAGAAGGGGGAATGATAGAGAAAGAGGCCGAGACAGAGATGATAGAAGGGGGAATGATAGAGAAAGAGATAGGTACCAGAGAGATGATAAAAGGGGGAATGATAGGTACGAAAGAGACGATAAAAGAGGGAATGATAGAGATAGAGATAGGTATGAAAGAGATGATAAAAGGGGGAATGATAGGGATAAATATGAGAGGCGGAGGAGAGATGAGTATGAAGAGTGTGAACATGGAAGGGAGGAGAATGTTGATGAGAAAGGTAGTAAAGAAAGAGATTCGAGGCATGGTGGCTCCGGCGAACCCGAGTTGTATATGGTTTATAAAGGAAGAATTTCTAGGGTGATGGATACTGGGTGTTTTGTTCAGCTGGATGATTTAAGAGGGAAGGAGGGTTTGGTTCATGTTTCTCAGATGGCTACTAGGAAGATTGTTAATGCTAAGGAGGTTGTTAAAAGGGATCAGCAGGTTTATGTGAAGGTGATTTCTGTTTCTGGTTCCAAGTTGAGTCTTTCCATGAGGGATGTTGATCAGCATACCGGGAAGGATCTTCTTCCGTTGAAGAAGAGCTCAGAGGAGGAAGCTTTTAGGACAAATCCACAAGATTCGAAAGATGGGCCTGTGGCTAGGACAGGGCTTTCTGGGATCAGGATTGTGGAGGAGGATGATATTGGTTCTACCCGCAGGCCGCTAAAGAGAATGAGCTCTCCTGAGATATGGGAAGCAAAACAGTTGATTGCTTCAGGGGTTTTGAGTGTTTCAGAGTATCCCACTTATGATGATGAGGGAGATGGAGTCATGTACCAAGAGGAAGGCGCTGAAGAAGAGCTTGAGATTGAGATGAATGACGATGAACCCGCCTTCTTGCAAGGGCAGAGCAGGTACTCAATGGATATGTCTCCTGTCAAGATATTTAAGAATCCAGAAGGTTCTCTGGGTCGTGCTGCTGCGCTCCAATCTGCACTTATAAAGGAGCGTAGGGAAGTAAGAGAACAGCAGCAGCGTACCATGCTAGATTCAATCCCAAAGGATCTCAATCGTCCTTGGGAGGACCCTATGCCAGAGTCTGGGGAAAGGCATCTTGCCCAAGAGCTGAGGGGTGTTGGCTTATCGGCCTACGATATGCCAGAATGGAAGAAAGATGCTTATGGGAAAACAATTACTTTTGGGCAGAGGTCAAAGCTTTCTATTCAGGAACAGAGGCAAAGTTTGCCAATTTACAAGTTAAAAAAAGAATTGATTCAGGCTGTTCTAGATAATCAGGTCTTGGTTGTGATTGGTGAAACTGGTTCTGGTAAGACTACGCAGGTTACACAGTATCTTGCTGAAGCAGGTTACACCACCAGAGGTAAAATTGGTTGTACTCAACCCCGTAGAGTGGCTGCAATGTCTGTCGCAAAGAGAGTTGCTGAAGAGTTTGGTTGTAGATTAGGAGAGGAAGTAGGTTATGCCATTCGGTTTGAGGATTGCACCGGACCTGATACTGTTATCAAGTACATGACTGATGGTATGCTTCTTAGGGAAATTTTGGTTGATGAGAATCTGTCACAGTATTCTGTTATAATGCTTGATGAAGCCCATGAGAGAACTATTCATACTGATGTTCTTTTCGGACTGCTCAAGCAGCTGGTGAAGCGTAGACCTGAGCTGCGATTGATTGTCACATCTGCTACTCTTGATGCTGAAAAGTTTTCAGGATATTTCTTTAACTGTAACATCTTCACAATTCCTGGGAGAACTTTTCCTGTAGAGATACTTTATACCAAACAGCCAGAAAGTGATTACTTGGACGCGTCTTTGATCACTGTCCTACAGATCCACTTGACAGAGCCTGAAGGAGACATTCTTCTTTTCTTAACTGGTCAGGAGGAGATTGATTTTGCTTGTCAGTCTCTCTACGAGAGAATGAAGGGATTGGGCAAGAATGTCCCAGAGCTGATCATTTTACCTGTTTATAGTGCTCTTCCTAGTGAAATGCAATCTAGGATATTCGACCCTGCTCCTCCTGGAAAAAGGAAAGTGGTTGTGGCTACAAACATTGCTGAAGCTTCTTTGACTATTGATGGAATATTTTATGTTATTGATCCGGGGTTCGCTAAGCAAAATGTTTATAACCCGAAGCAAGGTCTTGATTCCTTGGTGATAACTCCAATATCACAAGCTTCAGCCAAACAAAGAGCTGGACGGGCAGGGCGTACTGGACCTGGAAAGTGCTATCGCCTCTATACTGAGAGTGCATATAGGAATGAGATGTCACCTACTTCTGTTCCAGAGATTCAAAGGATAAATCTAGGCATGACTACTCTTAGCATGAAAGCCATGGGCATAAATGATCTTTTGTCATTTGATTTTATGGATCCACCATCCCCACAAGCACTTATTTCCGCCATGGAGCAGCTTTATAGTCTTGGAGCATTGGATGAAGAGGGCCTTTTAACCAAGTTGGGGAGGAAAATGGCTGAATTTCCCCTGGATCCACCACTGTCCAAGATGCTACTTGCCAGTGTAGACCTTGGATGCAGTGATGAGATTTTGACCATAATTGCCATGATCCAGACTGGCAATATTTTTTACAGGCCCAGGGAGAAACAGGCCCAAGCAGATCAGAAAAGAGCAAGGTTTTTCCAGCCAGAGGGTGACCATCTTACACTTCTTGCTGTTTATGAATCCTGGAAAAATAAAAACTTTTCTGGACCCTGGTGTTTTGAGAATTTTGTTCAATCTCGGTCGTTGAGAAGAGCCCAGGATGTAAGGAAACAACTTCTCACCATCATGGACAA GTACAAATTGGATGTTGTGAGTGCTGGAAAAAACTTCACCAAGATCAGGAAGGCTATCACTGCAGGGTTCTTTTTTCATGCAGCTAGAAAGGACCCCCAAGAAGGTTACAGAACACTAGTTGAGAATCAGCCTGTATATATCCATCCAAGTTCAGCTTTGTTCCAGAGGCAGCCAGACTGGGTCATATACCATGAGCTTGTAATGACAACTAAGGAATATATGCGTGAGGTCACAGTCATAGACCCCAAGTGGCTTGTTGAGTTGGCTCCAAGATTCTTTAAAGTGGCAGATCCTACAAAGATGAGCAAACGGAAGCGTCAAGAGCGTATCGAACCACTTTATGATAGATACCATGAGCCAAATTCATGGCGTTTGAGTAAACGCCGTGCATGA
- the LOC127092823 gene encoding small RNA degrading nuclease 1 — protein MDDKIDTAEKKVLVDIVKLVQRKGMKGKLGGWKDFLDTKDKKFGSCMSDPSKRSHEVLADFLKTFSTDEDLRYIGNIMRQHSNQYTMERLKDRSYDSPEQSLVQATLQHPRYTKEYSLPCFDEGWLVIDIKKKSKGIKSTTMLAVDCEMVLCEDGTDAVVKVCVVDHNLEVKLHELVKPEKAITDYRTTITGVSSKDLETVTRSLADIQKSMKKLLSSGAILVGHSLHNDLSVLKIDYPRVVDTAYIFQPMDGSTNWRPSLNNLCQAVLGHGVREEGASHDCQDDACATMKLVLAKIKHGVDKPFPLSLVQEPVSESEMSKLLIHRIPTFVNSETLHEIVPGDFTIERKPARSGKSDTYSASAIFKNQREAHEAYENLQGSQTADTSGRLQKFVTCHLSTGNVNVYVRKMEFDNHNKKRDLQEDETLDASKNKKLKMDPEVEKDYALKALQGKHEIEKKVHLKKIESLNQRLKQSELEHLKEIEALNQRLKESESEIESLKEQLRNQRSKESELEIESLKEQLRKKDFEINTLHRMVDNLQKRRKPPITKAGM, from the exons ATGGATGACAAGATAGACACCGCAGAAAAGAAG GTGCTGGTTGATATTGTAAAATTGGTACAACGCAAAGGCATGAAGGGTAAACTCGGTGGCTGGAAAGACTTCTTGGACACTAAAGATAAGAAATTTGGCTCATGTATGAGTGATCCATCAAAGAGGTCCCATGAAGTTTTGGCTGATTTTCTCAAGACATTCTCAACTGATGAGGATTTAAGG TATATTGGTAACATCATGCGACAGCATTCTAATCAATACACGATGGAGCGACTGAAAGATAGATCTTATGATTCCCCTGAACAG AGTCTAGTCCAAGCAACTCTTCAGCACCCGCGGTACACAAAGGAATATTCATTGCCATGTTTTGACGAG GGATGGTTAGTGATAGACATTAAAAAGAAGTCCAAGGGGATAAAATCCACTACAATGCTTGCTGTTGATTGTGAAATGGTTCTTTGTGAAGATGGGACTGACGCTGTAGTCAAAGTTTGTGTTGTAGATCACAATTTAGAG GTCAAACTACACGAACTTGTTAAACCAGAGAAAGCAATCACAGACTACAGAACAACAATTACTGGTGTCTCTTCTAAGGATCTAGAGACAGTGACTCGCTCCTTAGCTGATATACAA AAATCAATGAAGAAGTTGTTATCCAGTGGAGCCATATTAGTGGGACACAGTTTACATAATGATCTATCCG TACTAAAGATAGATTATCCTAGAGTGGTTGACACTGCATACATCTTCCAACCCATGGATGGATCTACTAACTGGAGACCTTCTTTAAATAATTTGTGTCAG GCTGTGTTAGGCCATGGAGTTCGGGAAGAGGGTGCTTCACATGATTGTCAAGACGATGCATGTGCAACAATGAAACTTGTTCTTGCAAAGATTAAACATGGCGTTGATAAGCCATTTCCGTTATCATTGGTTCAAGAGCCT GTTTCAGAGAGTGAGATGTCGAAGCTGCTTATTCACAGAATACCAACCTTTGTGAACAGTGAAACACTACACGAAATTGTTCCCGGAGACTTCACAATAGAACGAAAG CCTGCCAGGAGTGGTAAAAGTGACACGTATTCGGCCTCAGCTATCTTTAAGAACCAACGAGAGGCACATGAGGCATATGAAAATCTTCAAGGCAGCCAAACAGCG GATACAAGTGGGCGTCTGCAGAAATTTGTAACATGTCACTTGAGTACGGGCAATGTCAATGTATATGTTCGGAAAATGGAATTTGATAATCACAACAAAAAGAGAGATTTACAAGAGGACGAGACACTTGACGCATCCAAGAACAAGAAATTAAAAATGGATCCTGAAGTTGAAAAGGATTATGCCCTGAAAGCTTTACAAGGGAAACATGAAATTGAAAAGAAGGTCCATTTGAAAAAGATTGAAAGTCTGAATCAACGTTTGAAACAAAGTGAATTGGAGCACTTGAAGGAGATTGAAGCACTGAATCAACGATTGAAAGAAAGTGAATCGGAGATTGAATCGTTGAAGGAACAGTTGCGGAATCAACGATCGAAAGAAAGTGAATTGGAGATTGAATCATTGAAGGAGCAATTGAGAAAAAAAGACTTTGAAATCAACACTCTTCATAGAATGGTAGATAACCTTCAAAAAAGGCGAAAACCACCTATAACAAAAGCAGGCATGTGA